From Candidatus Thermoplasmatota archaeon, a single genomic window includes:
- a CDS encoding HAD family phosphatase: MFDMDGVLCESSLRHARAYVEVLAPRGLRFPVEEILLREGGKSATIIRALSEKYGVPIPQADVAPLAQAKQEAFRAMGKPPLYPAVPRMLEAVRERGYKTGIATGTTRRNLEFMLGDLLQGIDAPVTMEDCPQEKPDPGPYLEAARRLGVLPRACTVVENAPNGIRAGKRAGMRVIALSTTLPEGLLGEADVVCASHEEALFWL; this comes from the coding sequence ATCTTCGACATGGACGGCGTGCTGTGCGAATCGAGCCTGCGACACGCGCGAGCGTACGTCGAGGTCCTTGCGCCGCGCGGGCTCCGGTTCCCCGTCGAGGAGATCCTGCTGCGCGAGGGGGGGAAGAGCGCCACCATCATCCGGGCGCTTTCGGAGAAGTACGGCGTTCCCATCCCCCAGGCCGACGTGGCGCCGCTTGCCCAAGCCAAGCAGGAGGCGTTCCGCGCGATGGGCAAGCCGCCGCTCTATCCGGCCGTGCCGCGCATGCTGGAGGCCGTCCGCGAGCGGGGCTACAAGACGGGCATCGCCACGGGGACCACGCGGCGCAACCTCGAATTCATGCTCGGCGACCTCCTGCAGGGGATCGACGCGCCCGTGACGATGGAGGATTGTCCGCAGGAAAAGCCCGATCCGGGACCTTACCTCGAGGCGGCCCGGCGGCTGGGCGTCTTGCCGCGCGCGTGCACGGTCGTCGAGAACGCGCCCAACGGCATCCGCGCGGGCAAGCGCGCGGGGATGCGCGTGATCGCGCTCTCCACCACGCTTCCGGAAGGCCTGCTGGGCGAGGCGGACGTCGTCTGCGCCAGCCACGAGGAAGCCCTTTTCTGGCTCTGA
- a CDS encoding DNA-directed DNA polymerase, which produces MPAVAIEGVLLDVEPAAPRGVHLFVRTAAGVCELWDESYRPSFHAVGEADLRAHRLELAGLAVRNGAIVDCEVVTRVDGRRPRAALRLLVDPPAALASAAEAVVARGLVPRDADLPLAQRYVLDRELVPWQRVRAEATGDGRVSAIAAMTGLPPAWAAMALEVVPREETATLDPSSDPVGAIRIGREGEAERVLAGDDERAILQSFVALVRDVDPDVLVTYDGDATVLPHVLARCAAVGVRPLLGAQGREAIWRPPGRPRLPGRAHVDLLRLSERDLPDVKLPTVENVAESLRVGGEGTRRLLAIARALVPSQIELAQTLRLPLDEVARAGRGRQVDAYLVAESHRRGILPPGEGDERALEEYEGGFVLSPPKGLFERVVALDFASMYPNLMVRFNVSPETYLPTEERADAERVHVAPEVGHRFLREPQGFVPRVLEELLAARRELRGRLAAAPSDVGAWRALDARQKAVKVLTNAVYGYTGWGGARWYRRECAQATAAWGRHFIKEAIALAQEHGLLVLYGDTDSLFLQDDPGVDAFVDAANARLPVQLEVQDRFESLLFTGAKKRYAGQTREGELVVRGFEVRRGDWCSYARRAQAEVLEALLSRRDAEAGLAAARAAIARLREGRVPLSDLVIHKSLTQRPGGYKAKPAHAAALERAQRERPGLRAPVGTKIGFVVVEGQGSLASRARLARFLAADERADLRWYEEKQVVPAVVRVLEPFGKGPDDVRVGGRQQTLADWF; this is translated from the coding sequence GTGCCCGCCGTCGCGATCGAAGGCGTACTTCTCGACGTCGAGCCGGCCGCGCCCCGCGGCGTCCACCTCTTCGTCCGAACGGCGGCGGGCGTCTGCGAGCTCTGGGACGAATCGTACCGGCCGAGCTTCCACGCCGTGGGCGAAGCCGACCTGCGGGCGCATCGCCTGGAGCTTGCCGGACTTGCGGTGCGCAACGGCGCGATCGTGGACTGCGAGGTCGTGACGCGGGTGGACGGGCGCCGGCCCCGCGCCGCGCTCCGCCTCTTGGTCGACCCGCCGGCCGCGCTTGCATCCGCAGCGGAGGCCGTGGTCGCGCGAGGGCTCGTCCCGCGGGACGCCGACCTTCCGCTTGCGCAACGGTACGTCCTCGATCGGGAGCTCGTCCCATGGCAGCGCGTGCGCGCGGAGGCGACCGGCGACGGCCGCGTGTCCGCGATTGCCGCGATGACCGGCCTGCCGCCCGCGTGGGCGGCGATGGCACTGGAGGTCGTTCCGCGCGAGGAGACGGCGACGCTCGATCCCTCGAGCGATCCCGTGGGCGCGATCCGCATCGGGCGGGAGGGCGAGGCCGAGCGCGTGCTCGCGGGAGACGACGAGCGGGCGATCCTGCAGTCGTTCGTGGCCCTTGTTCGCGACGTCGACCCGGACGTGCTTGTGACCTACGACGGCGACGCCACCGTGCTGCCGCACGTGCTTGCGCGGTGCGCGGCCGTGGGCGTGCGCCCGCTCCTTGGCGCGCAGGGCCGCGAGGCGATCTGGCGCCCGCCCGGTCGCCCGCGCCTGCCGGGACGGGCCCACGTCGACCTCCTGCGGCTCTCCGAGCGGGACCTGCCCGACGTGAAGCTGCCGACGGTGGAGAACGTCGCGGAAAGCCTCCGGGTCGGCGGGGAAGGCACGCGGCGGCTCCTGGCCATCGCGCGCGCGCTCGTGCCGTCGCAGATCGAGCTTGCGCAGACGCTGCGCCTTCCGCTCGACGAGGTGGCCCGCGCCGGCCGCGGCCGCCAGGTGGACGCCTACCTCGTCGCCGAGTCGCACCGTCGCGGCATCCTTCCGCCGGGCGAGGGGGACGAGCGCGCGCTCGAGGAGTACGAGGGCGGCTTTGTTCTCTCCCCGCCCAAGGGGCTTTTCGAGCGCGTGGTCGCGCTCGACTTCGCCAGCATGTATCCGAACCTCATGGTCCGGTTCAACGTGTCGCCCGAAACGTACCTTCCCACCGAGGAGCGCGCGGACGCGGAGCGCGTCCACGTCGCGCCGGAGGTGGGCCACCGGTTCCTTCGCGAGCCGCAGGGCTTCGTGCCGCGGGTCTTGGAGGAGCTCCTTGCCGCCCGTCGCGAGCTCCGCGGGCGCTTGGCGGCCGCACCCTCCGACGTCGGGGCCTGGCGTGCGCTTGACGCCCGGCAGAAGGCCGTGAAGGTCCTCACGAACGCCGTCTACGGGTACACGGGCTGGGGAGGCGCGCGCTGGTACCGGCGCGAGTGCGCGCAGGCCACGGCCGCCTGGGGACGCCATTTCATCAAGGAGGCGATCGCGCTTGCGCAAGAGCACGGGCTTTTGGTGCTGTACGGCGACACGGATTCGCTCTTCTTGCAGGACGACCCCGGCGTGGACGCGTTCGTGGACGCTGCCAACGCTCGCCTTCCTGTGCAGCTTGAGGTGCAGGATCGCTTCGAGAGCCTCCTCTTCACGGGCGCCAAGAAACGGTACGCCGGCCAAACGCGCGAGGGGGAGCTCGTGGTGCGCGGCTTCGAGGTGCGGCGCGGGGATTGGTGCTCCTACGCTCGCCGGGCGCAGGCGGAGGTGCTCGAAGCGCTCCTTTCCCGTCGGGACGCGGAGGCCGGGCTTGCGGCCGCCCGCGCGGCGATCGCGCGCCTGCGCGAGGGACGGGTTCCCCTGTCGGACCTTGTGATCCACAAGTCGCTCACGCAACGTCCGGGCGGATACAAGGCGAAGCCAGCGCACGCGGCGGCGCTCGAGCGCGCGCAGCGCGAGCGGCCGGGGCTTCGGGCGCCCGTCGGGACGAAGATCGGTTTCGTCGTCGTCGAGGGACAAGGTTCGTTGGCTTCGCGCGCGCGCCTCGCGCGTTTCCTTGCGGCCGACGAGCGCGCCGACCTTCGCTGGTATGAGGAAAAGCAGGTCGTGCCGGCGGTCGTGCGCGTTTTGGAGCCCTTTGGAAAGGGTCCGGACGACGTCCGGGTTGGCGGCCGGCAGCAGACGCTTGCCGACTGGTTTTGA
- a CDS encoding Hsp20 family protein, protein MVDEGPDYRVVLEVPGATKDRVELAPGPAPGTLLVKVPSRDEKRTGTLLGTERGTRTGAVTFQRLVALGYDAEVSKAKTTNVADGLLTIAVPKKSPGQDARESR, encoded by the coding sequence ATCGTCGACGAAGGCCCGGACTACCGGGTCGTCCTCGAGGTCCCCGGAGCGACCAAGGATCGCGTCGAGCTTGCGCCGGGGCCGGCGCCGGGGACCCTCCTCGTGAAGGTGCCCTCGCGCGACGAGAAGCGGACCGGAACGTTGCTTGGCACCGAGCGCGGCACGCGCACCGGCGCGGTGACGTTCCAGCGTCTCGTGGCGCTTGGCTACGACGCGGAGGTCTCGAAGGCCAAGACGACAAACGTGGCCGACGGTCTCCTGACGATCGCGGTGCCCAAGAAGAGCCCGGGCCAAGACGCTCGCGAGAGTCGGTAG
- a CDS encoding S8 family serine peptidase, protein MNRTLVVLTIAALLIPAGGTAGPAESPEPAAPWWATTLLDRDRDGLDDALSHAVGLVRVLVHYRHAPGADDVAALAREGAVVHSVFRSVPTVWATLPATALAAVSGLPGVVLVEQDAPVRPTLDETRPSVRADAAVRVHGIIGRGVAIAVFDAGFEETHRDFAGRVLASFDATLPQEVGGVLGSGVPVVPESTRGHGTHVAGVAAGSGAASAGRYAGVAPGAGLVNIKVFDGNDEGSVGNVLRGLDWVEARKSELGVRILLMSLGGRATDGTDALSRAIDAAADRGLLTVASAGNGGPDAHTVGVPGVARRALTVGAVHKSLAIADFSARGPTVDGRAKPDLVAPGVDVTAPLPSAAAGGGSYGALSGTSMSAPHVAGAAALLFEAQPALSPSAVKWILLASSRNLGPAHDAWHPAYGWGFLDVLTAVSAAKNASVLAKPPHAGKARAVPVDDGGELLARFGFETGPSMRSTAAEPAPAAAMVFAAAAAVALFRRRR, encoded by the coding sequence ATGAACCGTACGCTCGTCGTTTTGACGATCGCGGCGTTGCTGATCCCCGCGGGTGGGACGGCCGGCCCCGCGGAATCCCCCGAGCCTGCGGCTCCCTGGTGGGCCACCACGCTTCTCGACCGCGACCGCGACGGTCTCGACGACGCCTTGTCGCACGCCGTCGGTCTCGTGCGCGTCCTCGTCCACTACCGCCACGCGCCGGGCGCCGACGATGTCGCCGCCCTCGCGCGGGAGGGCGCCGTCGTCCATTCCGTCTTCCGTTCGGTTCCCACCGTCTGGGCGACGCTCCCCGCGACCGCCCTTGCGGCCGTCTCGGGCCTGCCGGGCGTCGTTCTGGTCGAGCAGGACGCCCCGGTCCGTCCGACGCTCGACGAAACCCGGCCCTCCGTCCGCGCCGACGCCGCCGTGCGCGTGCACGGCATCATCGGGCGCGGCGTCGCCATCGCCGTCTTCGACGCGGGCTTTGAAGAGACGCACCGCGACTTCGCCGGGCGCGTGCTCGCATCGTTCGACGCCACGCTGCCGCAGGAGGTGGGCGGCGTTCTCGGATCGGGCGTGCCCGTCGTGCCGGAGTCCACCCGCGGCCACGGCACGCACGTGGCCGGCGTGGCCGCCGGCTCGGGCGCGGCAAGCGCCGGTCGGTACGCGGGCGTCGCGCCCGGCGCGGGGCTTGTCAACATCAAGGTGTTCGACGGCAACGACGAGGGATCCGTCGGCAACGTCCTGCGCGGCCTCGACTGGGTCGAGGCGCGAAAATCCGAGCTTGGCGTCCGCATCTTGCTGATGAGCCTGGGCGGCCGCGCCACGGACGGAACGGACGCGCTCTCCCGCGCGATCGACGCCGCGGCCGACCGTGGCCTCCTCACGGTCGCCTCGGCCGGAAACGGCGGCCCGGACGCGCACACCGTCGGCGTCCCCGGCGTGGCGCGGCGCGCGCTCACGGTCGGCGCCGTGCACAAGTCGCTTGCCATCGCCGACTTCTCGGCCCGAGGCCCGACCGTCGACGGCCGGGCCAAGCCCGACCTCGTGGCGCCGGGCGTGGACGTCACGGCGCCGTTGCCGTCGGCCGCAGCCGGCGGGGGCTCCTACGGGGCGCTTTCGGGGACGAGCATGAGCGCGCCCCACGTGGCCGGGGCGGCGGCGCTTCTGTTCGAGGCGCAGCCCGCGCTCTCGCCCTCGGCCGTGAAATGGATCCTCCTTGCATCGTCCCGCAATCTCGGTCCCGCGCACGACGCCTGGCATCCGGCGTACGGGTGGGGCTTCCTCGACGTGCTGACGGCCGTGTCCGCGGCCAAGAACGCCTCGGTCCTTGCCAAGCCGCCGCACGCCGGAAAGGCGCGGGCCGTTCCCGTCGACGACGGCGGCGAGCTCCTCGCGAGGTTTGGCTTCGAGACGGGGCCTTCGATGCGAAGCACGGCAGCCGAGCCGGCGCCGGCTGCGGCGATGGTCTTTGCCGCGGCGGCCGCGGTCGCGCTTTTCCGGCGCAGGCGCTAG
- the mvaD gene encoding diphosphomevalonate decarboxylase: MGMTATCRAHPNIALVKYWGRRPGSPPELNLPATGSFSMTMGGVHTTTTVSVEPTGADVVLIDGKPAERRAYDRVVAHLDRMRASAKSQPHLRVVSQNNFPQGSGLASSASAFAALTVAANEVLGLGLSGREMSVVARQGSGSAARSLFGGWVLWNAGSASEGSYADQIEPPSHLPVVDLVALVSRAHKKVGSGEGHGLADTSPLHAARVASVAPVLDEMLAALARKDLARMGELAERDALAMHGVMMTSSPSLLYWEPGTVEILHAVRAWRAEGLRCWFTIDAGPNVHVLCHGDDAPRVQAKMRALGYEGDRLLACPPGPGPTLLREHLSG; this comes from the coding sequence ATGGGAATGACCGCGACCTGCCGTGCGCACCCGAACATCGCGCTCGTGAAGTACTGGGGCCGGCGCCCCGGCTCCCCGCCCGAGCTCAACCTCCCCGCGACGGGAAGCTTCAGCATGACCATGGGCGGCGTGCACACGACCACGACCGTCTCCGTCGAGCCCACGGGCGCCGACGTCGTGCTCATCGACGGCAAGCCCGCCGAGCGCCGGGCCTACGATCGCGTCGTCGCGCACCTCGACCGCATGCGCGCGTCGGCCAAGAGCCAACCCCACCTGCGCGTCGTCTCCCAGAACAACTTTCCGCAAGGCTCGGGATTGGCAAGCTCGGCTTCGGCCTTCGCCGCGCTCACGGTCGCGGCAAACGAGGTGCTGGGCTTGGGGCTTTCCGGCCGCGAGATGAGCGTCGTGGCGCGCCAGGGCTCCGGGAGCGCCGCGCGCAGCCTCTTTGGCGGCTGGGTGCTCTGGAACGCCGGAAGCGCAAGCGAGGGGTCCTACGCCGACCAGATCGAGCCGCCTTCCCACCTTCCGGTCGTGGATCTTGTGGCCCTCGTGAGCCGCGCGCACAAGAAGGTGGGAAGCGGCGAGGGGCACGGTCTGGCGGATACGAGCCCGCTGCACGCCGCGCGCGTGGCCTCCGTTGCGCCCGTGCTCGACGAGATGCTCGCCGCGCTTGCCCGGAAGGACCTCGCGCGCATGGGAGAGCTTGCCGAGCGGGACGCGCTGGCCATGCACGGCGTCATGATGACAAGCTCGCCAAGCCTCCTCTACTGGGAGCCCGGCACGGTCGAGATCCTGCACGCCGTGCGCGCGTGGCGCGCCGAGGGCCTCCGGTGCTGGTTCACGATCGACGCCGGCCCGAACGTGCACGTCCTTTGCCACGGGGACGACGCCCCGCGCGTGCAGGCGAAGATGCGCGCGCTCGGGTACGAAGGCGACCGTCTGCTCGCCTGCCCACCGGGGCCCGGGCCCACGCTGCTGCGCGAGCACCTCTCCGGGTGA